One genomic segment of Roseovarius carneus includes these proteins:
- a CDS encoding helix-turn-helix domain-containing protein, with the protein MQLQPTTHDQGKPPSTFWDGFITETEAADYLCQSIRTLQKWRVTGFGPHFYKPGRSVRYRRRDLREWAEGRRRQHTSQH; encoded by the coding sequence ATGCAACTACAGCCAACCACACACGACCAAGGCAAACCCCCTTCAACCTTCTGGGACGGGTTTATCACCGAAACCGAGGCAGCGGATTACCTCTGCCAAAGCATACGCACCTTGCAGAAATGGCGCGTCACAGGCTTCGGCCCGCATTTCTACAAGCCGGGCCGCTCCGTGCGCTATCGCCGCCGCGATCTTCGCGAATGGGCAGAAGGCCGCAGGCGGCAACACACTTCGCAACATTGA
- a CDS encoding SIR2 family protein: MQFIEGGPDIPDELLLALDEGRVVFFCGAGVSRAKANLPDFGGLSKDVLNALRVEDDSLAAKVLAEINRVEKQTGVPGLISADRVFGLLERDFLERDIESAVAQALDPQKVRDFDPEKGVDLSAHEILLDLATTKDGVTKLVTTNFDRLFDDCGRGLKVWQPPRLPDPARPGDFHGIVYLHGRAKGDYDGAEDDGFVLSSAEFGRAYLAEGWATRFFKDVIDHYSVVFVGYNADDPPVQYLLEALNKSNGRLDEVYAFQSGDADDATSRWEHKGVTAIPFSKDDYANLWDTLEEWARRAKDPEGWQVKTIAMAQHGPEGLSPFEREQVAHLVSTKEGARKFLESDPLAPATWLCVFDSSIRYSRPDVVRSGEDEGKVVDPFSFYGLASDPTPTPINPEDFNPKRETPTTAWGAFALNRRDRKELRDEHITTMRGGQSLYSGPLPDRLGILGLWVGKVANQNAAVWWGARQSGLHGGIQQQIRWNLERTNADCAPHILHAWHYLFDHWRAGTDADRLDWYRFADEIKVVGWNSTTVRKYEKLSRPRMTAGHNYFRSTVAPQTNDETSLGDLILLDLAYTEDSPEIAIPDEWLPGVVSALKRNLDIGIQLETERRHYRWLDIPPIMPSDDPDISDYARNEGFTGAVLSYATLFERLVELDVEKARREASTWPTDDDNVFARLRIWASRFEALVPNEDFNDFFELVSRDAFWNIRHQRDLLLTLLERWATLPIPATRRIEERILEGRERWENEAEHEFVQRCAWDIAERLHWLRSKGCNLNVNYDEEIRRLQNAAPDWSPEHAENADRSWESRGGTVRTETEHSGLLSEPLSNVLAKAKEIGGRTGLALVDYDPFAGLCASHPIMALSALRLEAKRSEYPEWAWRRFLHSENRKDDNSRLKKFIAELVISADDEALLGILFPVSEWFLSTTAKLPDECVPTFERLATRLICLLTDNPDAGGSGVVRGNRDPDWATESLNSPAGKIAQALYHDPRRKDLEENQGLPAEWRTMVEAALTLPGDNGHFALVFCSYLLNWFHYVDSEWTKEKLLSVLRTNNAETLEAWWTGYLWGARDLPSFDLFQVLKPHLLAKAAGQTYEERSNRDKLAGLVLASWGRPDPKTGAERISDDEFRQVLFDAGDRFRSRVLWQLERWSKEDGDSGEFWKPLRERFLRQVWPIQKAARTPHNSARLIELAFSDEDSFIAISDAILPLISKIERDHIMLPSIRRGEGNIVDKHPERVLEILHLALPEDANSWPYEIDATIERIAVAVPPLRVDPRWVELNRRWNSR, encoded by the coding sequence GTGCAGTTCATTGAAGGTGGTCCGGACATACCAGATGAACTGCTTCTGGCCCTGGATGAAGGCCGAGTCGTATTCTTCTGTGGTGCGGGTGTTTCACGGGCGAAAGCGAATCTGCCGGATTTCGGGGGCTTATCGAAAGACGTTCTGAACGCACTGCGCGTCGAAGACGACTCTCTTGCCGCGAAGGTTCTCGCCGAAATCAATAGAGTGGAAAAGCAGACCGGCGTTCCGGGTTTGATTTCAGCCGACCGCGTTTTCGGTCTACTTGAGCGCGACTTCCTTGAAAGAGACATTGAGTCCGCCGTTGCGCAAGCTCTTGACCCCCAAAAGGTGAGGGATTTCGACCCTGAGAAGGGTGTGGACCTGTCGGCACATGAAATTCTGCTGGACCTTGCCACGACCAAGGATGGTGTAACGAAGCTAGTCACGACAAACTTTGACCGATTGTTTGATGATTGCGGGCGAGGATTGAAGGTGTGGCAGCCGCCAAGGCTACCCGACCCGGCAAGACCGGGGGACTTTCATGGGATCGTCTATCTGCATGGCCGTGCGAAGGGTGACTACGATGGGGCTGAGGACGATGGGTTCGTTTTGTCGAGCGCTGAATTCGGGCGTGCATACCTTGCAGAAGGTTGGGCAACCCGCTTTTTCAAAGATGTGATCGATCACTATTCCGTGGTGTTCGTTGGCTACAACGCGGACGACCCTCCAGTACAATATCTGCTGGAGGCCCTGAACAAATCAAACGGACGGTTGGATGAGGTCTACGCCTTTCAGTCGGGTGATGCGGACGATGCGACGTCCCGCTGGGAACACAAGGGTGTGACCGCAATCCCGTTCTCCAAGGACGACTACGCAAACTTGTGGGATACCCTTGAGGAATGGGCTCGGCGCGCCAAAGACCCGGAAGGTTGGCAGGTAAAGACCATAGCGATGGCCCAGCACGGCCCCGAAGGCCTTTCGCCTTTCGAACGCGAACAAGTCGCGCACTTGGTTTCGACTAAAGAGGGCGCACGCAAATTTCTTGAAAGTGATCCGCTTGCGCCAGCCACGTGGCTTTGTGTCTTTGATAGCTCAATTCGCTATTCAAGGCCGGACGTAGTTCGATCCGGCGAGGACGAAGGAAAAGTAGTTGACCCATTTTCCTTCTATGGATTGGCGAGTGACCCCACTCCCACTCCGATAAATCCGGAGGACTTCAATCCGAAACGCGAGACTCCAACGACGGCGTGGGGTGCTTTCGCGCTTAACCGTCGGGACCGCAAGGAACTGCGGGACGAACACATTACAACTATGCGCGGCGGCCAGTCCCTCTACTCTGGGCCACTGCCAGATAGGCTCGGCATCCTCGGGCTTTGGGTTGGAAAGGTCGCCAATCAAAATGCTGCCGTATGGTGGGGCGCACGGCAAAGCGGCTTGCATGGCGGCATTCAGCAACAGATTCGATGGAACTTGGAAAGGACCAACGCTGATTGCGCCCCGCACATTCTCCACGCTTGGCACTATCTTTTCGACCACTGGCGAGCCGGAACAGATGCAGACCGCCTTGATTGGTACCGCTTTGCGGATGAAATCAAAGTTGTGGGCTGGAACAGTACAACGGTTCGAAAGTACGAGAAGCTTTCGCGGCCACGTATGACGGCTGGACACAACTATTTCCGCTCTACCGTCGCACCACAGACCAATGATGAAACGAGCCTTGGCGATTTGATCCTTCTGGATTTGGCTTACACAGAAGACAGCCCCGAAATCGCCATACCAGATGAATGGTTGCCCGGTGTTGTTTCGGCCTTGAAGCGCAATCTGGATATTGGAATTCAGTTAGAGACTGAGCGTCGGCACTACAGGTGGCTGGACATTCCGCCAATCATGCCTTCGGACGACCCCGACATAAGCGACTATGCACGCAATGAAGGGTTTACTGGTGCTGTGTTGTCCTATGCCACCCTGTTCGAACGGCTTGTGGAACTGGACGTTGAGAAAGCACGAAGGGAAGCCTCGACATGGCCCACAGACGACGACAACGTGTTTGCCCGGTTGCGGATATGGGCAAGCCGGTTCGAAGCGCTGGTTCCCAACGAGGACTTCAACGACTTCTTTGAGTTGGTTAGCCGTGATGCGTTTTGGAACATCCGGCACCAGCGTGACCTGTTGCTTACTTTGCTGGAGCGCTGGGCAACACTGCCAATACCCGCAACAAGACGGATCGAAGAGCGTATCCTAGAAGGCCGGGAACGTTGGGAAAACGAGGCGGAGCACGAATTCGTTCAGCGGTGCGCTTGGGACATCGCCGAACGCCTTCATTGGCTTCGTTCGAAGGGATGCAACCTGAACGTCAATTACGACGAAGAAATTAGACGGCTTCAAAACGCAGCCCCCGATTGGTCGCCGGAACATGCCGAAAATGCCGATCGTTCGTGGGAAAGCCGTGGCGGAACGGTACGTACCGAAACAGAACATAGCGGTCTTCTGTCAGAGCCGCTATCTAACGTGCTAGCAAAAGCAAAGGAAATTGGCGGACGAACCGGGCTGGCACTCGTTGACTACGATCCATTCGCGGGTTTGTGCGCGAGCCATCCAATCATGGCGTTGTCTGCCTTGCGACTGGAAGCCAAGCGCAGCGAGTACCCGGAATGGGCTTGGCGGCGCTTTCTGCATTCGGAGAACCGAAAAGACGACAATAGCCGCTTAAAGAAATTTATAGCCGAACTTGTCATTTCTGCGGACGATGAAGCCTTGCTGGGCATCCTATTCCCTGTGTCCGAGTGGTTTCTCTCAACCACCGCAAAGCTGCCTGACGAATGCGTTCCCACCTTTGAGCGGTTGGCTACGCGCCTAATCTGCCTCCTGACCGACAATCCAGACGCGGGTGGCTCTGGTGTTGTTCGCGGCAATCGCGACCCCGATTGGGCGACAGAATCTCTAAACTCGCCTGCGGGGAAAATCGCCCAAGCATTATATCACGATCCGCGCCGCAAAGACCTTGAAGAAAACCAAGGGCTACCCGCTGAATGGCGCACTATGGTTGAGGCTGCGTTGACGTTACCCGGAGACAATGGCCACTTCGCTCTAGTCTTTTGTAGCTACCTCTTGAACTGGTTCCACTATGTCGACTCCGAATGGACGAAAGAAAAGCTGCTTTCTGTCCTGCGAACAAACAACGCTGAAACCTTGGAAGCTTGGTGGACCGGCTATCTTTGGGGTGCGCGAGACCTTCCTAGCTTTGACCTGTTTCAAGTCTTGAAGCCTCACTTGTTGGCGAAAGCTGCTGGTCAGACGTACGAGGAGCGGAGCAACCGTGACAAGCTAGCCGGACTGGTGCTGGCAAGCTGGGGTCGCCCTGATCCAAAGACGGGCGCGGAACGCATTTCCGACGACGAGTTCCGCCAGGTCTTGTTCGATGCAGGGGATCGTTTTCGGTCTCGCGTGTTGTGGCAACTTGAGCGGTGGAGCAAAGAGGACGGCGATAGTGGAGAGTTTTGGAAGCCACTCCGAGAACGTTTCCTACGCCAAGTTTGGCCCATTCAAAAAGCGGCCCGGACACCCCACAATTCGGCTCGCTTGATCGAACTTGCATTCTCTGATGAAGATAGCTTCATCGCTATTTCAGACGCGATATTGCCTTTGATAAGCAAGATCGAACGCGATCACATAATGCTGCCTTCTATCCGGCGCGGCGAGGGGAACATTGTTGATAAGCACCCGGAGCGCGTACTTGAAATCCTGCACTTGGCCCTGCCGGAAGATGCGAATAGTTGGCCCTACGAGATAGACGCAACCATAGAGCGCATTGCCGTTGCCGTTCCACCCCTTCGAGTGGACCCTAGATGGGTGGAACTGAATCGGCGCTGGAACTCAAGATGA
- a CDS encoding glycosyltransferase family 2 protein, whose product MAETPDAPDSETPRWLDDLRPGAEGEGFFEKNLRHSLMFIKRPGDRLLVTFDNLSNVNDDSVMREPWGFKFAQDSALSHLGVMAHVSDWYRDADIIARFQTLARDGFFDGYARVVFAGVSMGGYAALSLSSVVPGAHVIAINPQSTLDPDLVPWETRYENGRRQDWTLPLGDGAALTSGAGRVNVFYDPYHALDQQHVDRLNGDNVHIYKCWFSAHKTAVFLRKIDALKTVMTRAIFDELTMEEFYTLYRNRRNLPWYRGSVSGYFRDKGREEIADRFDKAFRRRLRKRKRKEEEAAAEAATTAPAEQAPEVAAQPTIKRKAAAKAAPTGATDARIVAPANAGRVAPKEQGSDKRLIVTTMKNEGPFMLEWVAYNRAIGFTDFLIYTNDCDDGTDLIAKRLTELGIVEHRQNPMKKNGSPQRAALRDAMKQPIAGEADWLICADCDEFMNIRVGEGRLDDLFAAVGDADAISVCWKLFGNSGRIAYDQDFVISQFDRACGEEEYPNYRALGMKTLVRNSERFERLRIHRPAFHLDRGDVSWVDGGGKPMPDLYLSQGWKAYQGFSHDYVRLHHYAVRSVDSFLVKRDRGRTNHVGDDQGVTYWSNMNYNTEQDTSIHARLPMLREAMNDLLRDPELARLHIAACDWHRAKIEELRKRDGWAEFRDQITVINAASELQEG is encoded by the coding sequence ATGGCAGAGACGCCCGACGCACCCGATTCCGAGACGCCCCGCTGGCTGGATGACCTTCGGCCCGGTGCCGAGGGTGAGGGGTTTTTTGAGAAGAACCTGCGCCATTCGCTCATGTTCATCAAGCGGCCCGGTGACCGTCTTTTGGTGACGTTCGACAATCTCTCCAACGTTAATGACGACAGCGTCATGCGTGAGCCTTGGGGGTTCAAATTTGCCCAAGACAGCGCGCTGAGCCATCTCGGCGTGATGGCGCATGTCAGCGATTGGTATCGCGACGCAGATATCATTGCGCGGTTCCAAACCCTCGCGCGCGACGGGTTTTTCGACGGCTACGCGCGGGTGGTGTTCGCGGGCGTGTCCATGGGCGGTTATGCGGCCTTGTCGCTTTCGTCGGTGGTGCCCGGCGCGCATGTGATCGCGATCAATCCGCAAAGCACGCTCGATCCTGATCTGGTGCCGTGGGAGACGCGGTATGAGAACGGGCGTCGGCAGGATTGGACGCTGCCTCTGGGGGATGGTGCCGCGCTGACATCGGGCGCGGGCCGGGTGAATGTTTTCTACGACCCCTATCACGCGCTGGACCAGCAACATGTGGACCGCCTGAATGGCGACAACGTGCATATCTACAAATGCTGGTTTTCGGCCCACAAGACGGCCGTGTTCCTGCGCAAGATCGATGCGCTCAAAACGGTGATGACGCGGGCCATTTTCGACGAGCTGACGATGGAGGAGTTCTATACCCTTTACCGCAACCGGCGGAACCTGCCATGGTATCGCGGATCGGTCTCTGGGTATTTCCGCGACAAGGGGCGCGAGGAGATTGCCGACCGTTTCGACAAGGCCTTCCGCCGCCGTCTGCGCAAACGCAAGCGGAAGGAAGAGGAAGCTGCCGCCGAGGCTGCGACAACAGCCCCCGCCGAGCAGGCCCCCGAGGTTGCGGCCCAGCCTACGATCAAGCGCAAAGCGGCGGCCAAAGCGGCCCCCACGGGCGCGACAGATGCACGTATCGTGGCACCTGCAAATGCCGGGAGGGTGGCCCCAAAAGAGCAGGGCAGTGACAAGCGGCTCATCGTGACCACGATGAAGAACGAAGGGCCCTTCATGCTGGAATGGGTGGCCTATAACCGCGCCATCGGGTTCACGGATTTCCTTATCTACACCAATGATTGCGACGATGGGACCGACCTGATTGCCAAGCGGCTGACGGAGTTGGGCATTGTTGAGCATCGGCAAAACCCGATGAAGAAAAACGGCAGCCCACAGCGCGCCGCGCTGCGCGATGCCATGAAGCAGCCCATCGCGGGCGAGGCAGACTGGCTGATCTGTGCGGATTGCGATGAGTTTATGAATATCCGCGTGGGCGAGGGGCGGCTGGATGATCTTTTTGCTGCCGTTGGTGATGCGGATGCAATTTCCGTCTGCTGGAAGCTTTTCGGCAATTCGGGCCGGATCGCCTATGATCAAGACTTTGTTATTTCCCAATTTGACCGGGCCTGTGGGGAGGAAGAATATCCCAATTACCGCGCGCTGGGCATGAAGACACTGGTGCGCAATTCCGAGCGGTTCGAGCGGCTGCGCATCCACCGTCCCGCCTTTCATCTGGACCGGGGCGATGTGTCGTGGGTCGATGGGGGCGGCAAACCGATGCCGGATCTCTATCTAAGCCAAGGCTGGAAGGCCTATCAGGGGTTCAGCCATGACTATGTGCGCCTGCATCACTATGCGGTGCGGTCTGTCGACAGCTTTCTTGTGAAGCGTGACCGGGGCCGCACCAATCATGTGGGCGACGATCAGGGTGTCACCTATTGGTCCAACATGAATTACAACACCGAGCAAGACACCTCGATCCACGCCCGCTTGCCGATGCTGCGCGAGGCAATGAATGATCTGCTCAGGGACCCTGAGCTGGCGCGCTTGCATATTGCTGCCTGTGATTGGCACCGCGCCAAGATTGAGGAGCTGCGAAAGCGCGACGGCTGGGCCGAGTTCCGCGACCAAATCACCGTGATTAACGCAGCGTCGGAGCTGCAAGAGGGCTGA
- the msrQ gene encoding protein-methionine-sulfoxide reductase heme-binding subunit MsrQ, producing the protein MSPVDPINGTARRVPTWAVYILCLLPVPWLLYQGQTGGLGREPIKALEHALGEIALQLLIIGLCITPLRRFLGVNFMKFRRTFGMLAFIYVFLHLLVWLFLDVGIVSQIWTDIVKRPYITVGMVAFALMLPLAATSNNWSVRRLGPTWRTLHRLTYVVAFLGGLHFLLLTRGIQLEPILYMGAILGLLALRRVPKRSRVAA; encoded by the coding sequence TTGAGCCCAGTTGATCCTATAAACGGCACCGCGCGGCGGGTGCCGACATGGGCAGTATATATACTGTGTCTGCTTCCGGTTCCTTGGCTGCTCTATCAGGGGCAGACCGGGGGGCTTGGCCGGGAGCCTATCAAGGCCCTGGAACATGCGCTGGGTGAGATTGCTCTTCAGCTTTTGATTATCGGTCTGTGCATCACGCCGCTGCGCCGCTTCTTGGGTGTGAACTTTATGAAGTTCCGACGCACCTTCGGAATGCTCGCCTTTATATATGTGTTTCTGCATCTGCTGGTCTGGCTGTTTCTGGATGTGGGTATCGTGAGCCAGATATGGACGGATATCGTGAAGCGGCCGTATATCACTGTGGGGATGGTGGCGTTTGCGCTGATGCTCCCTCTGGCTGCGACCTCCAATAACTGGTCTGTGCGCAGGCTGGGCCCCACATGGCGGACCCTTCATCGGCTTACCTACGTGGTGGCATTTCTAGGGGGGCTGCACTTCTTGTTGCTGACCCGTGGGATTCAGCTGGAGCCGATTCTCTATATGGGGGCGATTCTCGGCCTTTTGGCCCTGCGCCGGGTGCCAAAGCGCAGCCGCGTGGCCGCATGA
- a CDS encoding fasciclin domain-containing protein encodes MFRRTYLALTAATVLAGTSAFAMDKKDIVDTAVAAGSFETLVAAVGAAGLVDTLKSEGPFTVFAPTDEAFAALPEGTVESLLLPENKDQLVSILTYHVVPGKVMSTDLTNGMEAATVQGANVTIMTEGGVTVNGANVTTADVETSNGVIHIIDAVILPE; translated from the coding sequence ATGTTTCGTAGAACTTATCTCGCACTGACAGCAGCAACTGTTCTGGCCGGCACATCCGCCTTCGCCATGGACAAGAAAGACATTGTTGACACAGCCGTTGCAGCGGGCTCCTTCGAGACCCTCGTCGCCGCCGTTGGCGCCGCCGGTCTGGTCGATACGCTGAAAAGCGAAGGCCCGTTCACAGTCTTCGCCCCAACCGATGAGGCGTTCGCAGCCCTACCCGAAGGCACGGTTGAATCGCTGCTCCTGCCCGAAAACAAAGATCAACTGGTCTCGATCCTGACCTACCATGTTGTGCCCGGCAAAGTGATGTCCACTGACCTGACCAACGGCATGGAAGCAGCCACTGTTCAAGGCGCGAACGTGACCATCATGACCGAAGGCGGCGTGACCGTGAATGGTGCGAACGTCACAACGGCGGATGTGGAAACATCCAATGGCGTGATCCACATCATCGACGCCGTGATCCTGCCCGAGTAA
- the msrP gene encoding protein-methionine-sulfoxide reductase catalytic subunit MsrP, producing the protein MAYRWKNTLTENDVTPEGVYMNRRQLMAGVAGLGLVGMTGAAQAQGDVLEPSAWDDITGYNNFYEFGTGKEDPARNAHMLTTEPWSVQIDGMVDRPGAYAFEDIMAQMSIEERIYRFRCVEAWSMVIPWNGFELRDLLEMAGVQSGGKYVAFETLLRPEEMPGVSSPVLDWPYVEGLRMDEAVHPLTIMATGIYGKDIPNQNGAPLRLVVPWKYGFKSIKSIVRITVMDEQPLTSWNKSNPREYGFYSNVNPNVDHRRWSQATERVVGGGLFSKRQPTLMFNGYEDEVAGLYEGMDLVKFN; encoded by the coding sequence ATGGCCTACCGCTGGAAAAACACCCTGACTGAAAATGACGTGACGCCAGAGGGTGTTTATATGAACCGCCGTCAGCTGATGGCGGGTGTGGCGGGGCTTGGCCTTGTGGGGATGACCGGTGCCGCGCAGGCCCAAGGTGACGTTTTGGAGCCAAGCGCTTGGGACGACATCACTGGCTATAACAATTTCTATGAGTTCGGCACGGGCAAGGAAGATCCCGCCCGCAATGCTCATATGCTGACGACCGAGCCGTGGTCGGTGCAGATCGACGGCATGGTGGATCGCCCCGGCGCATATGCGTTTGAGGATATCATGGCCCAGATGAGCATTGAGGAGCGCATCTACCGCTTCCGCTGTGTCGAGGCGTGGTCGATGGTGATCCCGTGGAACGGTTTTGAGCTGCGCGATCTTTTGGAAATGGCGGGGGTTCAGAGCGGCGGTAAGTATGTGGCGTTCGAGACGCTCTTGCGGCCTGAGGAAATGCCGGGTGTCTCAAGCCCTGTTCTGGACTGGCCCTATGTCGAAGGGCTGCGCATGGATGAGGCGGTGCATCCGCTCACTATTATGGCGACAGGGATTTACGGCAAAGACATCCCCAATCAGAACGGCGCGCCTCTGCGTCTGGTGGTGCCATGGAAATACGGGTTCAAATCCATCAAGTCGATCGTGCGGATCACCGTCATGGATGAACAACCGCTGACAAGCTGGAACAAATCCAACCCACGTGAATATGGCTTCTATAGTAATGTGAACCCCAATGTGGATCACCGCCGCTGGAGCCAGGCGACCGAGCGGGTTGTGGGCGGCGGGTTATTCTCGAAGCGCCAGCCAACATTGATGTTCAACGGATACGAGGATGAGGTGGCCGGGCTCTACGAGGGTATGGACCTCGTGAAGTTCAATTGA
- a CDS encoding tyrosine-type recombinase/integrase: MPKLTKRSVDGFAIRDKGYFEWDSEIKGFGVRVMPSGTKTYQVQYRKGGRTRRASIGRHGNITADQARNRAKEIMGELSKGENPVEEIAQHRRAPTVAALCERFFKDHVQHRCKASTQSEYRRAIDLFINPALGNFKVVDVERRDVSELHHKMRGKPYQANRVLGVLSKMFNLAEVWGLRPDGSNPCRHVPKYREEKRERYLSQYELQNLGQALTEAERDGSETPYIVAAFRLLILTGCRLGEIQTLQWGFITDQGMELPDTKTGARRIPLPKAARAVLSVLPQLPDNPYVIAGKVPGRYATDLQHPWRRIRERAGLDDVRIHDLRHTYASNAVSSGMPIQMVGRLLGHTQIQTTMRYAHLADDPVRRAAEENADRLSNLVGSGYVTELGLRVVK, translated from the coding sequence ATGCCAAAGCTGACCAAGCGAAGCGTTGACGGGTTCGCCATCCGCGACAAAGGCTATTTCGAATGGGATAGCGAGATTAAAGGATTTGGCGTCCGTGTCATGCCGTCCGGCACCAAGACCTATCAGGTGCAGTATCGCAAAGGCGGGCGCACACGCCGCGCGTCTATTGGGCGGCATGGCAATATCACCGCCGACCAAGCCCGCAACCGCGCCAAGGAAATCATGGGCGAGCTGTCCAAGGGCGAGAACCCGGTTGAAGAGATCGCCCAGCATCGCCGCGCGCCCACCGTCGCCGCCCTATGCGAGCGGTTTTTCAAAGACCACGTGCAGCACCGCTGCAAAGCCAGCACGCAAAGCGAGTATCGCCGCGCAATTGATCTGTTCATCAATCCGGCGCTTGGCAATTTCAAAGTCGTCGATGTGGAACGCCGTGACGTGTCCGAGCTGCACCACAAAATGCGCGGCAAACCCTATCAGGCCAACCGGGTGCTTGGCGTCCTGTCCAAGATGTTCAATCTAGCGGAGGTCTGGGGCCTGCGTCCGGACGGGTCAAACCCGTGCCGTCACGTGCCAAAATACCGCGAGGAGAAGCGGGAACGGTATCTGAGCCAGTACGAGCTGCAAAACCTCGGGCAAGCGCTGACGGAGGCGGAACGCGACGGATCGGAAACGCCTTACATCGTCGCCGCCTTTCGATTGCTGATTTTGACAGGTTGTCGCTTGGGCGAGATACAAACCCTGCAATGGGGCTTTATCACTGATCAGGGAATGGAGCTGCCAGACACCAAGACCGGTGCGCGGCGCATTCCCTTGCCCAAAGCCGCCAGAGCGGTCCTGAGCGTCCTGCCCCAGCTACCTGACAACCCTTACGTTATCGCGGGCAAGGTGCCGGGCCGCTATGCCACCGACCTACAACACCCGTGGCGGCGCATCCGAGAGCGGGCGGGCCTTGATGATGTGCGCATTCACGATCTGCGCCATACCTACGCATCGAACGCGGTTTCTTCGGGCATGCCGATTCAGATGGTTGGGCGCTTGCTAGGCCACACCCAGATACAGACCACCATGCGTTATGCGCATCTGGCCGATGATCCTGTAAGGCGCGCGGCGGAAGAGAACGCAGACCGATTGAGCAATCTCGTAGGATCAGGATACGTTACAGAACTGGGCCTTCGGGTTGTGAAATAG
- a CDS encoding FMN-binding glutamate synthase family protein codes for MDFAMAALEGLALGFVFLLGVIALAVVVIFVFDKMQTEDAIRRNYPVIGRFRKLFSGLGEFFRQYFFAMDREELPFNRAQRDWVNHAASGAGNTVAFGSTRNITLAGTPIFVPAAFPPLDSQAALTDPMVIGPQCRHPFEARSIFNISGMSFGAISRPAVEALSRGAAEAGVWLNTGEGGLSPYHLSGGCDLVFQIGTAKYGVRNADGHLNDEKLHEVAAHPTLRMFEIKLAQGAKPGKGGILPAEKITDEIAHIRGIAKGADSLSPNRHAEVEDFGGLLDMIARVREVTGKPVGIKVVVGATEAWAPLFEQIKARGAASAPDFITVDGGEGGTGAAPMPLMDLVGLSIRDALVRMVDLRDRAGLKERIRIVASGKLVNPGDVAWAICAGADFVTSARGFMFSLGCIQALKCNKNTCPTGITTHDPRFQKGLVVEDKFKKVALYAKAVTKELEMIAHSVGVGEPREMRRRHVRIVQADGTSIPLNQIRPSYNAGTAS; via the coding sequence ATGGATTTTGCGATGGCGGCCTTAGAGGGCCTTGCGCTGGGCTTTGTCTTTTTGCTTGGGGTGATCGCTCTGGCGGTTGTGGTGATCTTTGTTTTCGACAAGATGCAGACTGAGGATGCGATCCGACGGAACTATCCTGTGATTGGGCGGTTTCGGAAGCTCTTTAGCGGCTTGGGTGAATTTTTCCGGCAGTATTTCTTTGCGATGGACCGCGAGGAACTGCCCTTCAACCGGGCGCAGCGCGATTGGGTCAACCATGCCGCCAGCGGCGCGGGCAACACGGTGGCGTTTGGGTCCACCCGCAACATCACATTGGCTGGTACGCCGATTTTCGTGCCCGCGGCCTTTCCGCCTTTGGACAGTCAGGCGGCGTTGACTGACCCGATGGTGATTGGCCCGCAGTGCCGGCATCCTTTTGAGGCGCGCTCAATCTTCAACATATCCGGGATGAGCTTTGGTGCCATTTCGCGCCCCGCCGTTGAGGCGCTCAGCCGGGGTGCGGCTGAGGCGGGTGTATGGCTCAACACCGGGGAGGGGGGCCTTTCGCCCTATCACCTTTCGGGTGGGTGCGACCTTGTCTTTCAGATCGGCACGGCGAAATACGGTGTGCGCAACGCGGACGGGCATTTGAATGACGAGAAGCTGCACGAGGTGGCTGCGCATCCCACCCTGCGGATGTTCGAGATAAAGCTCGCCCAAGGAGCCAAGCCGGGCAAAGGCGGCATCCTTCCCGCTGAAAAGATCACGGATGAGATCGCGCACATTCGCGGGATCGCGAAGGGGGCCGACAGCCTGTCGCCCAACCGCCATGCGGAGGTGGAGGATTTTGGCGGTCTTCTCGATATGATTGCGCGGGTGCGCGAGGTGACCGGCAAGCCCGTGGGGATCAAGGTTGTGGTTGGCGCGACCGAAGCGTGGGCACCGCTGTTTGAGCAGATCAAAGCGCGCGGTGCAGCCTCGGCCCCGGATTTCATCACCGTGGATGGCGGCGAGGGTGGCACGGGTGCGGCACCCATGCCTTTGATGGATCTGGTGGGTCTGTCAATTCGCGATGCATTGGTGCGGATGGTGGATTTGCGCGACCGAGCCGGGCTGAAGGAGCGCATCCGCATTGTGGCAAGTGGCAAGCTCGTTAATCCCGGTGACGTGGCCTGGGCGATTTGTGCAGGGGCGGATTTCGTGACCTCGGCGCGGGGGTTCATGTTCTCGCTTGGCTGTATTCAGGCGCTCAAGTGCAACAAGAACACCTGTCCGACGGGCATCACCACGCATGATCCCCGGTTTCAGAAGGGTTTGGTGGTTGAGGATAAGTTCAAGAAAGTCGCCCTTTATGCCAAAGCGGTGACCAAAGAGCTTGAGATGATCGCGCATTCCGTTGGTGTGGGCGAGCCGCGTGAAATGCGCAGGCGGCATGTGCGGATCGTGCAGGCGGATGGCACATCGATCCCGCTCAACCAGATCCGGCCAAGTTACAACGCGGGCACAGCTTCGTGA